The Ornithinibacillus sp. 4-3 region TCCAATTTTTGAAGTGGCTAAAAATTTTAAACAAGCGTGCCATTGTGAGACAAATATGTTTAAAGAAGTTTTAAATACAGAGCATGTACAAAGAACAAGCTGTAAAGCAGATGGAGATCATCATTGTCATTTCCTTATTAAATTTACTGAGGATGATATACCTGTTACAAGTTAATTTCTACCTAATCTTTTATGCATAATTATTATACTAAATAGTTTATAAAGTATTAATTAAAAATTTGGAGGGATTTATAATGACCACATTTTCATTACCAGCATTAAATTATGGATTCGACGCATTGGAACCAGTTATTGATCAAAAGACAATGGAAATTCATCACGGAAAACACCATCAAACATATGTAACTAATCTGAATGCGGCGCTTGAAGGACATGAAGAATTAAAAGGAAAAACATTGGAAGAGCTACTTGCTAATTTAGGTACATTACCAGCACCTATTCAAACAGCTGTTAGAAATAATGGGGGAGGACATCTAAATCACTCGCTATTCTGGGAAATACTGACTACTCCTAAAGAGAATAATTCTCCGACAGGTGATTTAGCTGAGGCGGTCAACCAAAAGTTTGGTAGTTTTGAAAATTTTCAGGATGAATTTACGCAAGCGGCAACAGGAAGATTTGGCTCTGGATGGGCTTGGCTAGTTGTTAATAATCAGAATGAGATTAATATAACGAGTACGCCAAATCAAGATAATCCGATTATGGTAGGGGAAACAGCTATTTTAGGTTTGGATGTTTGGGAGCATGCCTATTATCTAGCTTATCAAAATAGAAGACCTGAATATATAGCGAATTTCTTTAAAGTTATTAATTGGGATGTTGTTTCTCGTAATTATGAAAAAGCTTTAAATAAATAATAACTTTTATCTACAAGATAAGATGCCTTTAGGCTCTTATCTTGTTTATTTGATGAAGTAATTTCGGGTTGCGAACAAAATTCTAAAAATGTTAAATCATAAGGAGAGAAGTGAGACAATGAAAGTTGATATTTTTAAGGAAGCAATGGCAAATTATCCTACAGGTATTTCAATTGTTACATCAAATGATGAACAAGGTAATCCAATAGGCTTAACGGTTAATTCATTTGCTTCTGTATCACTAGATCCATTACTTATTTTATGGTCAATTGATAATAGAGTTTCTACATATGAGGCATTTAAAAAAGCAGATAAGTTTGCTGTTAATATTTTAGCGAATGATCAAGCAGAAATTGCTAAATTATTTGCAAGCAGTCTTAGCAACCAGGAGAGATTTGAAGGTTGCGACTGGAATTCATCAGCATATCAATTACCAATTATTAAGAATGCTGTGGCTTCATTGCAATGTAAAACATTCCAGCAAGTCCAGGCAGGAGATCATATTATCTTTATTGGTGAGGTTATTGAAATTGACATAGAAAAAAGACAACCTCTTTTATACCATAGAAGAAAAATGGGAGGATTTCCAGAAAGCTTCCATGAAAGCTAGCCTAAGAAAAAAGTTAATTAATTGATGACAAAAAGAAAAATTAACTATAGGAGTAATAATTTGTAATATTACAAATGCATAAGTGTTTTTTAGTTTATGTAATAGCATCAATGGGTAAAGATACTTATATAGTATTACGTTTGTGTTACAAAATTGCTAAAGTGTTATTTTAGTTTGACTTTGATCATGTAATTCGGTAAGTTAGTAATTATTTCAAAAAAATGGATAGGGGAAAAGTAAATGAAGAAAAATCTTCGAAATATCATGTTTTTATTTATATTAACTGCTATGGTGACATTAGTAGCTTGTGGTTCAAGTGAAAAGGTTACCCTTGAAGGTGATGTAGATGGTGCAACACAAATCGTCACTTTTGAAGCTAAAAAAGATAAAATTGAAAAAGTAGAAATGAAAATAGCTCAAACATATGAGTCTTTGAATATGTCTTCTAAAGAGGAAGCTGAATCTACAATGGGTGAATTGATGGAAGAAGCGTTTGCGTCAGCGAATGAATCCGATGGAGTCGACGTTAGTGTTGGCTTTGAAGATGAAGAGCTTATTGTAGAAGCAAATATAGATTTCACAAAAGCAGATACAGATGCTTTAGATGAAATAGGTATGGGGCTTGGATCATCTTTAGATGATGAAGATTTAAGCTTGGAGAAAGCTGTTAGTGATTTAGAAAGTCAAGGTTTTGAAAAGAAGTAAATTAATAGATTAATATAGTTTTGGATTAATAGATTTTAAACAACAAACTCCCGGTGATTTTTATTGCTTGGGAGTTTGTTGACTTTATATGGATAGTGAGTTAAATTCTATGATTATCTGCGCGCCAATTTTTAATTATTTGTTTTATTTCACCTTTTGATAAATCCTCGTTTCCTGTCTTTTCTACTAAACTTACAAATTCTTCATCTGATGCAAAGCGTAATCCAATAAGTTGATTAACTGTAATTTTTTCATCGATTTTCTTTTGTGTTAACATGTAATATCGCAGTGTTTCTTCTGTTCGAATCAACCTATCTTGTAATTTAAGTGCATAAATTCGAGCAAGCATCCTAGAAATAATAGCGATAAGAAGGATGCTGAGCAAGAAGATGTGAACGAAAGTAAGGTTTTCCTGTGCCGTAGCAACAACGATATACGCAATGATAGAAAATAGCGTAATTGCACTCAATGGAAGCCAAAAAAAATGTTGTAGTGGTGATACTGCTGTGTGATTTTCAGCAGATTGTTTCTTTTCCAATATAATCTCCTCTTTTCTATATACCTATATGGGTATATTATAAATGCGTTAGAAGAGAAAGTCTATGAAATGGCTTATGGATTTAACACTAAAGACAATATGTAATCCGTTATAAAACCCGATTATCATAAAGAAGTTTATTATCGCAAGCAATCAAAATGATTTGGAATTTATGTTAGAATAGTAACAAAATTTCAATTCAAAATATTTTCTTATATATAAATGAGCCAGATTGGAAATCAATTCGTTAACAGAGAGGGGTTACTTATTTATTGAAGTCTTTTTATAAATTTATGGTAGTACTGTTATTCTGTCTTTATTTAATTATCCTTTCAAAACAAATATTATTTAAATTTCTACCTCTACAAGTAATTGTAGACCATATCACTTTGAATTTTGAGGGAGAAACTTTTTGGCACAGTCATAACTTTATTCCGTTTAAAACTATTTCTTATTATCTTTTTACTGCAGCAGATATGAATTTTAGTATACGTATTGTGAATTTAGCAGGTAATGTAATTGGTTTTATGCCGTTTGGTTTCCTGATGCCTTTGCTATCAAGGAAGTTTTTAAACTTAAAGGTCATTATTTTAGCAACTTTTTGCTTGAGTTTAGCTTTTGAGCTTATACAGCTTATATTTAGGTTCGGTAGTTTTGACGTAGATGATTTAATTCTGAATACGTTTGGAGGAGTATTAGGGTACTTATTTATTTTCTTGATTCTAAAATTTATATTTAACAATAGAAAATAACGGTATGCCATTAATAGGTGAGATTGTAACAACAAATTACAGTAATAGTTGTGTGCTTAATTTTACAAAATGTAAAAAGAAAGTATTCCCCAAATCTTGTATAATGGTAATTAACTATAACAACCGGACTATAAAGTAGCACAATTTTAAAAAAAGGAAGATGTAAAATGAATAAATATTTAATAGCTTTTACAATGATATTAGTCTTATTTCTTGCAGGTTGTTCTCTAATTCATGAAGCAAATTTAGCATCCCCAAATGAAGAAGCGGCAACGGAAGAGGCGGAAGGCGGTCATTATGAGTTGATATCAGTAAAAATGTCCGATAAACCAAAGTTCTCGAAGGAAGAATGGAGAGAAATCCTTAAACAGATTCAAAATGGTGAAGTTATTTTAGAGAAGGAATAAAAAAGAGATCAAGTATGATATTTTTTCTTTAAATCTTGAAATAGGAGAGAAAGGCAAGAGTTAATATGAAAAAAACACTTCTCATAACATTTATTGTTTTGTTAAATGTTTTACTTATTGGGTGTGGAAAGCCTGATATAGAAGGTATTGTATTAGAAGTAAATGACGATGGGGTAAAACTTGCTACAGAACTTTCTCCTGCTGAATATGAGAAAATCAAAGATGAGTCGGTTTTAGATATACAAAATGAAGATGTAAATGGTAGTACATCTCTTGGTTTGATAGATCTAAATTATGAACATACAGATAAATTCAGTAAAGGTGATGAAGTAGAAGTATGGATGGAAGGGGATATAATGACATCTTATCCTTCAAAGGCTAAAGCCAAAAAAATTTCAAAAAAATATTAAATTCTCCCTTGAACTGAAAAGAAAACCATTCAAGAATCATCATTATTACAATCTCCCCCATCTATCTACAGATGAGGAAGATTGTTTTATGTTCCGATTTTTATTAAATGGAGCGGTAATATATTAAATAAAGATACCAATCCAGATAGCTGTCACAAAAGCGAGTAGAAGAAGGATTTTTTCAATGCTTGTTACTTTCTCAACATCCTCGACATCCATTTTCATCATAAGATAAATACCATAAATTAGTATAACACCAGCTCCAATTGCTCCAATTGGGCGTGTAAAAGCCATCCAAACTAGTAACGTACCAACAAATATAAAATAAAGCAGTGCTGGAAGCTTGGCCCCTATTTCCCCAAATTTATCTTCTGCCCAAACAACTGATGTACGTTTTATAGGCTGTGCTTTTCGATCGGCATGCCTATCAGGAATATGATGCACCATGACCCATGTCATACACCATATGGCATTAATCAATGCATTTTGCCAAGCCCATATAGGTACTTGCTCAAGTAATATCCATGGTGCTGCAATTCCCAGCAATAACATTGTTGGAAATAAACTAAACCATTCGCCCACAAAAGGATAATAAGCTAATTGAAACGGTTTTAATGAATAGGAAGCTGCTCCCCAAAGACCTACAAGTGTCAAAACAGCAAATTCTATATACCCTAAAAAGGCAAAGACAGCTGTAATAAACAGTAAGAATATGCTTATCCCAATACCTAATTGAATTAACATCCGCTCTGACATCGTTCCTGTCTGTAACACCCTACTGCCTCCAGAAAGTATACCAGGACTATGCTGATCTGTGCCAGATTGGTAATCTGCCAGATCGTTAAAAGTATGTGTCAACATTCCATGTATCAATACTGTTCCAATTAATAAGATGGAAGCAACACTGATAATCGTCAATGCTGATAAAGTATAATGAAATAAAAGTGGCAATACGGTTGATAGAATAGCTGCCACACTGGAAGATACAACTGCTATAATCCTTAATAACATACCAATTCCTTTTAAGCTAAATGCTGGCTGTGATGGAATCATAATCATCATCCTTTTTCAATTAGATAATTTTAAATTTTCTTTTGTTATTAGCATAGTTGTAATTCCGAACATTTATACTATATTTCTGTCAATATACGCTGTAATAATATAACTTTGACATCCCATATAAAATCTCCTTTATCTAAGGGTTATGTTGAACTACTAATAAATCTATCTGATCAAAGAAATCTCAACAGTTTGTAAATATTAAGCGAGTCGCATTGAAATGATGGAAATTTAACTTAAATTAATTAAGTGCTACACTTAATATGGCATGATGAACTTTTTAAATACATATTGATAAACTGAGGGGAGGGATAATTTGAAGAATAGGATACAAGAGTCATCTCCTATTTCGACGAAGGAACGTATTGAATCATTGGACATTATTAGAGGGATAGCATTGTTCGGAATTTTATTAGTGAATATGCCATTATTTCAGTCTCCTCAATTAATTGCAGATTTATATATGATGTCACCCGAATTAAGCTCAAGTGATCAGTTTTTACGAATGCTACTTGATGTTTTTGTAGAGACGAAATTCTTTACGATATTTTCCTTTTTATTTGGTGTTGGCTTTTATATTTTTATGGAACGTGCAGTAAATAAAACAGATCATTTTTATCGCTTATACTCACGGAGATTAATCGTGTTAGCCATCTTCGGATTCTTACATCTTTGCTTATTGTGGTATGGTGATATTCTTTTAGGATATGCGCTTGCTGGATTCTTTTTAATTTTCTTTTATAAGAGGAAGCAGAAGACGATTCTTCTTTGGTTGATGTCATTTTCAATTGCGCTGATTGGACTTTTAGTATTTGGTATTTTTGGTTCGACTGATTTAGCCACCATGGAACAGTAAATAAGTAACTTAAAAGAAGAGGGGACAGATAAAGTAGAAGAAGCGATTGATATTTATCAAAATGGTAGTTATTTAGAATGGCTATCTTATCGTTTTACCAATGAAGTAATTCCTGTTTTAATGAATACGCCAATGAATATACTAACTGCTCTATTTATGTTCTTAATAGGTTTATATGCAGTAAAACGGGGAATTTTTAGGGATTTTCCTTCTCATAAACCTTTTATAAAGCGTGTCTGGTTGATTAGTTTGTTAACTAGTATTCCGTTGAGTGCTGGCATTATTTTATTACATTTAAAAATACTTAATTTTGGCATTTTAAATGAACAGCTAATACAGTCACTTTTAACGATAAGTGGATTGAGCCTTTCGTTCTTTTATATTTCAACGATTTTATTTTTACTAGAAAGAGAGAAATGGAAGAGAATTCTTCATCCTTTTAGTTATGTTGGCAGGATGGCATTAACAAATTATATTACCCAAACAATAATTGGGGTAGGGATATTCACTGGGTTAGGGATGTTTGGAGAAGTGAATATAGGTTTGGGGATTCTGATAAGTATTATTGTTCTTCCATTGCAAATGATACTAAGTTACTTTTGGCTAAAACATTTTCGTTTTGGTCCCCTAGAGTGGGTTTGGCGTTCACTTACATATGGTGAATTTCAGCCTATGAAAAAACAGTTGTGATGTTTAAATGAATTTATTGAAGAGAAATACTATAAGACTCTAGTAGCTACAACACGAAATCACAGCAAAATAAGAGAAGTCTCCCTCCATTCGGTTTGCTACAATAAAAGTATAAGGAAGGGAGCGGATAGTATGGGAAAAGTAATTTTAGATATTTCCATGTCACTTGATGGGTTTATTGCTGGTTTGAATGATAATCAAGAGCAACCACTTGGAGCGAACGGTGAAATAATTCATGAATGGTTATTTAGTGGTGATCAGCCGAGTCGCTATAATGATTTTTTTAGGTTATCTAGTATCAATAAAGAGGTCTTTGACGGTTCTATTCCAGACATAGGTGCTATGGTAGTTGGGAGAAGGACATTTGATATTGTAAATGGATGGGGAGGTAGTCATCCAATTCAAGGGATACCAATTTTTATAGTGACTCATGAAGCGCCAGAAAATTATCTTGAGAATCATACAAGCTTTACATTTGTTACAGATGGTATTAAAAGTGCTATCGAACAGGCAAATAAAGCTGCAAATGGCAAAAATATAAGTATCGGAGCGGCGAGTATTGCTCAGCAGTGTGTACAAGCAAAGCTTCTTGATGAAATGCATCTTCACATATCACCTATTCTGCTGGGGAACGGCATTCGTTTATTTGATCAAATTGGGCAGGAGCATATTAAATTAGAAAGTAAAGAAGTTGTCGACGGATCAGATGTTGTACATGTTAAATATAAAATATTATATTGAAATCTTGGTATGACTTTCTCAACAAAACCTGCCATAGATTCTAAAACATCCAATGTTACTATGAAACATTGGATGTTTTATTTTGGGGCATGCTGAAGTACTATACTGTACATATGAATCACTCTATGTAAAAGTGGTAACATAGTATATATTTTAGAAATATAAATAGTCCAGTTTTACTTTTTGGAGTGATCGCATTGAAAAGATGGTTACAAAATCGAACAAAGACTCAATACTTAATAAGCGGTTTACTACTAATTGCTTTTATAGCGTCTATGATTTTTATTAATAATAATCATGAATTATATACACGTACAATAGTTCAAATAACAGATGTGCAGGAAACTCACAGAGAATCTCAAGTAGATAGACATGGAAATCAGGATGACTTTGTAATTCAGAGCGTTACTGGAGAAATTAAAAATGGTCCCGATAAGGGTGAACTCACTACTTTTGATAATGAATATATGCAGTCCCTGGCATTAGATTATGAATTATCAGTAGGAAATGAAATTTTTCTCGCAACAGATGGAAAGGCAACGGGAGATATCAAACGGGATAAACATTTTGTATTCGTAGCGTGGATATTTCTTATCATTCTCCTGATTGTCGGTAAATCAAGAGGTGCACTCTCAGTCTTAAGTTTACTTGTGAATGCATTAATTCTATCTATTGCTTTGGATATTTATATACAAAACCCTAGTCTCGGCTTATCCGTCATTACATTAGTTAGTATTGTGATTTTTACTATTTTATCTTTATTAATGGCAACTGGTTTTAATGAGAAGACATATACAGCCATTCTTACCACATTGATTGGTACAGGATTATCACTGCTTATTGCTTATTTAGCACTCCGTTTTACTGGGGAAGAAGGGCTTCGTTATGAAGAGATGGCATTCTTAACTAGAAATCCTCAGGTAGTCTTTATGGCAGGTTTATTAATCGGTTCGCTGGGAGCGGTGATGGATGTTGCAATTACGTTATCAGCTTCTATGTTTGAAATGTATGAAAAGAATAACCGGATTAGTGTAAAAGTGTTGAAGAAGGCTGGATATGAAGTAGGGAAAGATATTATGGGAACGATGACGAATATTTTATTTTTCGTCTATGTTAGTGGATCGATTCCGATGCTGCTTATTTATTTTAAAAATGCCACGCCATTTGGTTTTACATTATCGATGAATCTATCTTTGGAATTAGCACGTGCTTTAGTAGGAGGGATTGGCATTGTATTGACCATTCCAATTGCCATCTACATTTCTATTTTCTTTATTCGTAGAAAGCAGGTGAAATCATGAATGTACTAATCGTGCTAGCAGTTATATTGTTTGCATTAATGGCTTGGGTTGGAGGGATGAAGGGTGTACGATCTTTTATTGCACTTTTTATCAATTTTATCATTGTACTCATGGCTGTCTTTGTGATGAATGATCCTTCAGGAAATCCTATTATTATTGCATTAATCGCATGTGGATTTATTAGTGCAGTCAGCCTGTTTTTCATTAATCGATTTAATAATAAAACGATGCTCGCCTTTTTGGCGACTATTGCGACGATGGTTATTCTAATTTTCTTTATTATTATTTTAACGGAGCAGTCGATGATTTATGGGCTTGGTGAAGAGGAATCTGGAGAGATAACGACCTTTAATGTCCATATTGGGCTTAATTTTGTTCAGATTGCTACAGCAGTGATTATTATGAGTACAATTGGAGCAATTGTTGATACTGCTATTTCAATAACTTCACCATTACGGGAAATACATGAACAAAACCCTGAAATTTCTAAAAAAGATTTATTCTTAGCAGGAATAAATATTGGTAGAGATATTCTTGGAACAAGTACGAATACTTTATTCTTTGCCTTTTTTGGCGGTTATATGGGATTGTTGATTTGGTTTAAGGATTTAGATTATTCGATAGGGGATATCATTAATGCCAAAGTATTTAATGATGAAATGCTGACGATTTTTATTTCTGGTATTGGAATTGCCCTCGTTATCCCTATCGCATCACTGATGAGTGCTTATTATTTGAAACGGAAAAAGAAAAAGGAAGCTTCCAATGAAAACGAACAGATAGAACAAAATTAGCAAGTACAAGAAATCTGAATGGGCTTAATATGATAAGTCTATTTGGATTTTCTATATGATAAACTGTTGTATAAAGATCCGTCTAAAAAAGGAGAGATATTTGTGGATATTGGAAAAGAATATTTGAAGGTAATACAAGCAAGATTTGCAGATGTAAAAAATCTTGGTGATAAAACAATAACCCAACTATCAGAGCAGGATGTACATTGGAAATTAAATGAGGCATCCAACAGCATCGCGATTATTGTAAAGCATATGAGTGGCAACATGATATCTAGATGGTCCGATTTTTTAACATCAGACGGGGAGAAGCCTTTTAGGAATCGTGATCAGGAATTCGAGGATGATATATCTTCCAAGCAGGAAATGATCACACTTTGGGAAAAAGGCTGGAACATATTTTTTGATACATTAAGTGGTTTAGAAAGTTCGGATCTCCTAAAAAACATCACCATTCGTGGAGAGCAACATACCGTGTTAGAAGCGATCGAGAGACAAATGGCTCATTATGCTAGTCATGTTGGTCAAATGGTGTATATCGGTAAGCAATTAAAAGATGAAGATTGGCAAACTCTTAGTATTGCGAAAGGGAAGTCAGAAGCATATTTACAGGAGAAGTTGAAAGAGCATAGGTCTTAAAAAGAATTTTCTTATGAAAATATAATAAAAGCAGGGGCTGTCCAATAAGCCCCCAAAATAAAACAAGAGGAAGAAAAATAAATCATTTTTCTCTTCTTGTTTTTCATTTGTAAAAAATTCCTGAAAAGTAGCCTGCGAAGCTCAGCTATTTTCAGGATATTGTGGGCTATTGCCACGATCCCGAATTCTGTGTGGACTTTATCGATACCCCGTAAAGAAAATCTACGGAACGACCGATTGCCCTTGATGTGACCGAAAACACTTTCTACTTCCACTTTTCGTTGGGCGTAGATTGCTGCTTCCTCTTCACTTTCAAGGGCTGCTTTTGCCTTAGCTTTCATTTCTTCAAAGATTGTATTCCAAAAAATTTGTCTGTTCCCCTTTGCCTTCGTACACTGGGGCTTCAATGGACAATCCAAACAACTTTCACATTCATAAATTTTATAACTCTGCACATAACCAGACCTATTCTTCCGATTGAGATATTTTTTGAACACGACTCTTCGGTTATTTGGGCAGATATAATCATCCTCATGGGCACGATAGGTCCAATTTTTAAAGTTTTTAATGTCTTTTTTGTACGCTCTTTTTTGTTCTTTGAGATAGGTGCCATAGGGTATTAAAAATTCAAAACGAGGGGATTTCTCTTCACCAATCGCATATAAATAATTTGCTTCACTTCCATAACCTGCATCGGCAATGATCCGTTGAGGCATCGGAAGGTTAGAAGCTGCCAACTTCTCCAAGTGTGGAATAAAACACCGAGTATCATTTGGTCGTTGATGCACGGAGTAATCGACAATCAATTGATTTTCTGTGGCCATTTGTACATTATAGCCTGGCTTCAACTGTCCATTTCTCATATGATCTTCTTTCATCCGCATAAACGTGGCATCCGGATCTGTCTTGGAAAAGCTGTTTCGATCTCCTAAGATGGTTTGATAGGTCTGATACTTTTCCATACGTGGAAGAAAGTTCTCACGTATTTGTTTCATTGGTTTTTTTAAGGTGCTACGACGAGAGCGGAGCTGTTTTCGAAGCTGACTTTCTTCCGTATTTTCGATAGCTTCAGAAAGGGCATCTACTTTTTCTGCTAGTTGATTGGCAATCGCTTCTAAGTCTTCCGCAGTCGCTTCTTCTTTAGAATGGCTTATCTCTAGCTCTTCCTGTGCGGCAATCGTATCGATATGTGCCAACGTTTCCTGGATGCGTTGCTTTAACTGCGCCTCCCATCGCACGGTTGATTTTTTCCATACGAAAGAATACTTATTGGCATTGGCTTCTATCTTTGTGCCATCCAAGAAGTAGTTTTCCATCGTAATCCATTGATCTTCTATCAGTTGCAGAATCATCGTTTCAAATAGCTGATCCATCATGGCTTTCATTCGCTTCCCACGAAACGCATTGATGGTGCGAAAATCAGGGGTTTGCATACCTGCAAGCCACATAGTTGGTAGATTTTCTTTGGTCATTTTTTCGATGTCTCTACAGGAATATATTTTTTGGCTGTAAGCATATAAAATAACTTTCAGCATCATTTTGGGATGAAAGGCTGGTCTACCTCCACCGCTATAATAACGATAGAGCTGTTCCTTTGGGATACGCTCCACCATTTCATCTACCACTCGTGCTACATGATGTGTAGGGATATAATCTTGGATATCAAAAATCACCGTGCTTTGTCGGTTATCGTAAGGTTTAAATAAGGGAGTTGCTGGGTTAGAAGCTGTAACTTTTTCCTCGATTACCTCTAGAGGAAGTGTCGTTTGTGTGGTACAATTTGTATGAGATTTCATAAAAAATCGCCCTTTCTGAAATGTTGTGTGGTAACTCCATTTTACAAGAAAAGGCGATTTTTTTATATGTTTTTTAGGAAGAATAAAGAAAAAAAGGGCCGTCATAGAAAAGCAGTTTTCACTGACTTTTTGGACAGCCCCTGCTAAACTCACTCAGATTTCTTCTCAACTGGAATCCAGATCTCACTATAAGCGTTTATTCCATCTTCTTTCATATGGGTAAATGAAAATGAAGGTAATGGCAGAATAATGTAATCAGAGCTTAGTAACCATTTGGCATAAATATCTGCCATCGTATTTTGTAGTGTCTCTGGGAATTTTCCTTCATTTGGAAATACTGCCCATTCATTTACCTCAACGAAATACGTATCAAGTTTTTCATCAATATTGGTTTCAGTTGTTAGTACCCCAATGAAATGCGTTAAATCACCTTTTTCTTCTTGAAATAAATAGTCGGCATCATAGGATGCATTTACAACTTCTTTAGGATCAAGATTCATTAATTCATGCATCAATTCCTTTTGCTCAGTCGTTATAGACTCTACAAGTTTTACTATTTCTTGATTAACCCCTTCAAATTGCATCGGTACTCTTGATTTGACACCAGCTAAGGTAAACGCTGGCATTTTTACTATTTTATATTCCATAGAATCTCCTCCCTTTACTTCGATTGAGAAATGTAGCTTTGAAAACATTTGTTTTATGTTATGTTTTTGAACTTCAGACGGTAGATAACCTAGCTCCTTTTTGAATGCTCGAGTAAAACCGTCAATAGACTGATAAGCATATTTATAAGCAACATCAGTCACTGATAGACCTTTTAATAAATCCTCATTTGCCATGGCAATTCTTCTTTTTTTGATATACTCGTTTAAGGTTAAACCTGTTAAATGAAAGAAAATTGTTTTGAAATGGTATTCATTGATAGCATGAGCTTTAAACCATTCCTTCCAGTTAATGTCCTCACATAAATTTTCTTCAATATATTCAACTGCTTGATTGAGTTCTTTTAACATGAAATGTCCTCCTTTCTGTAGCTACAGTTTATCAACGATTTGTTATCGTTACTCGATATTGTTAGAGAAGTTCGGTCGGATCATATATTGTTTTTAGATGTAAAGTTTTATTATGAAAAACTGAGAAAATATGTAAAAGGTATTTTGATTTGGTAAACTATTGGTATTGATATTTAATTAAGCATGAAGTGTTAATGAAAGCATCATACATACAAAACAGGAGAGATTTCTATGTTATCACAAGAACGATACAACTTAATTATGGAGAACTTACGTGTAAAAGGAAATGTATCCATGAGAGAATTAGTGGAACTTCTAGGTGTTTCCATGGATACGGTGCGTAGAGATATAAAATATTTAGAAAGTATAGGAAATCTAAAAAAAGTATACGGTGGTGCATCTTTACCTAATCAAATTGTGACAAATCATTCTTTTGTCAATCGCAAAAATTCTAATGTTGTAGAGAAACAAGAAATATCTAATAAAGCGATCCAATATATTAAAGAGTATCAGGCGATTGCATTAAATGCTGGTACTACAAATGTGGAGTTTGCGGAAGAATTAGTGAAATCATTTGATTGTTTAACTGTTATCACTAACTCTTTACTCATCGCTAATATTTTAAACACTAAAAAGGATTTCACCGTTATTGTTACAGG contains the following coding sequences:
- a CDS encoding DeoR/GlpR family DNA-binding transcription regulator, with the protein product MLSQERYNLIMENLRVKGNVSMRELVELLGVSMDTVRRDIKYLESIGNLKKVYGGASLPNQIVTNHSFVNRKNSNVVEKQEISNKAIQYIKEYQAIALNAGTTNVEFAEELVKSFDCLTVITNSLLIANILNTKKDFTVIVTGGFLDHEEHSFYGNGVMDNLHQFYADIAFINVNAISLEKGITDFRQGEVEVINAFIKNVEKVIVLADSSKFETISYLKICDLDKVDVFLTDSNINPQLVKQYKEKNVIIK